The sequence below is a genomic window from Betaproteobacteria bacterium.
TCTACGCCGGCAAGGAAGCGTCCAACCACACCCTGCCCCAGGATGCCATCAATGAACTCCTGGTCTGCCTCGCCCGGGAAGGTCTGGCCGTCGTACGGTTGAAGGGGGGCGACCCCTTCATCTTCGGCCGCGGCGGCGAGGAACTGGAAACCCTGGCTGCGTCGGGTATCCCCTTCGAGGTGGTGCCCGGCGTCACGGCGGCCGCGGGCTGCGCGGCCTACTCGGGTTTTCCGCTCACCCACCGGGAGCATGCCCAGGCCGTCGTCTTCGTCACCGGCCACCTCAAGGACGGGACGGTGAATCTGGACTGGCCCGCCCTGGCCCGCCCGAAGCAGACCGTCGTGTTCTACATGGGCATCGGCGCCGCGGGGGAAATCTGCCGCCACATGATGGCCCACGGGCTCCCGGATACCACGCCGGCGGCGGTGGTACGCTGCGGCACCCTGCCCGGCCAGCAGACCCTGCTCGCCACCCTGGGCACCCTGGCCGACCGCATCGTCGCCTCGGGCATCCGCCCACCGGCGCTGATCGTGGTCGGCAGCGTGGTGGAACTTCACCAACGCCTGAGCTGGTTCGAGCCCGGGCCGCAGTGAAATCTGCGCTCTTCCTGGCGCTGGGCCTGGTCGCCGGGCCAGCGCTGGCCTACTCCGGCACGGAGATGCTGGCCGACTGCCAGGCCGCCGAGAGTTTTTTCGCCGAGAAGAAAAGCAGCGATCCCTACCAGTCCATTCGTGGCGCCCGCTGCCTCGCTTATATTTCCGGCTTTGCCGACGGGTATGGCGTTGCCGACTTCCTGGCCGGCAAGGTCGGCGTTCAGCTCAACGCCCTCTGCCTGCCCGGTGAAGACGACCGTCAGTACCGCCTGCTGCGGGCGGTCGTCGCCCACCTGGAGAAGCAGCCGCCCGGCACCGACGCCGACCCACGCACCCTGGTCGCGGGCGCCCTGTCCAA
It includes:
- the cobA gene encoding uroporphyrinogen-III C-methyltransferase, translated to MAGLENGAEKTMSRSTMAGGKVWLVGSGPGDPELLTVKAARLIAAADALVYDHLVGEGIIDLARPEARRIYAGKEASNHTLPQDAINELLVCLAREGLAVVRLKGGDPFIFGRGGEELETLAASGIPFEVVPGVTAAAGCAAYSGFPLTHREHAQAVVFVTGHLKDGTVNLDWPALARPKQTVVFYMGIGAAGEICRHMMAHGLPDTTPAAVVRCGTLPGQQTLLATLGTLADRIVASGIRPPALIVVGSVVELHQRLSWFEPGPQ